In the genome of Hemicordylus capensis ecotype Gifberg chromosome 10, rHemCap1.1.pri, whole genome shotgun sequence, the window AGCCGCCCGGTGAACCTTCACAGGCGAGAGTTTTACCAGCAGCAAAGGCCCTTTCTCCCTTCATCACCTGTCTCGCCTCGGACAGCAGGGGTACCTGGGGAAGGGGCCTGTGATCATGCATGCAGTGTGAGCTGATACTGAAGAGGGTGTTCATCCCAGTACCTCGGACTTTAAAGGTAAGCACTTTGCACTATCTGCggaagcagggtgggtgggaggtaacAGAGCTCTTTCAGTCCTGGCCAGAGGGGATCTCATTACCTGGTCCACATTAGCAGTTGCACTAAGTGCACTTCCtaaacagtcttcaaaggcagccccttgGACAGCACAGTGTAGTAGTctgaggttaccagagcatggataacTGGATAAGCTATTTCTGTCCAGGAGGAGGCTACTGCTGGTAGACCAGCCTCAACTGGGAAAAGGTGCTCAGACAACCTTCTTAATTATGAACTTGATTTTGCTCAGGTCCTGTTCGTACCTTTTTGTGCAGGaaagcttgctgctggtgggtgGTGCCCTACTCTCCCGCTTCCTTTCAATGGAAAAGGGCATCTGTGTTGAAATGCTGTGGGTTCTTTCTCCCTGTCTGGGTTTCTCACATGATCCTTGGAACCTTTCTGGGAAAGTCATTCCATAAAATCTGAGAGAGTCCGAAATAATAGCGGCACTGTTTTTTCCACCATTATGAAAGGCAACTCTTGTTCTGTGTGTTGACCTTTTGGGTGTCTTAACATCCTTGGAATgtcttttctttcaacagtgggaCCAGTTCTAGCAATGTGAGCTTGAACTGTAAGTCCACTGGAGAGTTGGGCCTTGTGGGGGCGAGGAGCCCCCCCAGGAGGCTGAGGCGAGCACCCCTGCAGATCTTGCACCCCTCTCTCGGCCTCAACCCTCCTGTCCACCATAGGGGGATATTAcgaagaggagggctggtctggtgggagccagcctgactggtcccctgagctaagcagggtctgccctggttgcatatgaatgggagactagaagtgtgagccctgcaagagattccccttagtgagggatggagccactctgggaagagctgaaggttcccagttccctccctggcggcatctccaagatagggctgggagagactcctgcctgcacccttggagaagctgctgccaagtctgggtagacaatactgagctagatggaccaaaggtctgactcagtagatggccgcTTCCTCTGTACTGACCTGCCTCACAGTGCTTTAGGTGAAACTTGCTTGTGACTTGCTTAAGGACAGtataggaaggggaaggaaggaagggcagatCGCCAAGGAGGGTGACAGACCAGGTGCCCAGGGAGGTGGTCAGAAAAGCGAAGCTGCTCGGGAAGAGGAGGCGGCTGGTGGTGGGAGACCGTCAGAGCAGCAAAAGGTGTCCTGggctatagggggcagggggcccACTGCGCAGGAAGCGGGATGCAAACTGCAATGCAAACCAGTGGCAGAGAGAAGGTGCCGGAACTGCtcagtgcctcctcccactcatgaAAGCAGCGTCTAAGGCGAGGGGTCTGGATTGCAGTCCAGGACTGATGAGGAGCTGGTCGGGAAACCTCACTTGCATCAGTTCGGCTGGGTCTCATTTCTGCTCTTGGATATTTGCAAGCCACTTTGCGGTGGGGAGGTGTAGAACTATGGGGTAAAAGCAGTTGTGGCTTGTCCTAaggagcgtggggggggggcagcagtttGAAGGAGGCTGCTGAggttgcttctctcccccccatgtagagatgtgaaggccttgGTGGCggggcatttttaatttttttttaaaaaaatttttaattaaaatatttctataccgccccccAAACctgcctctctgggtggttttcaaTCAAAATCatctaaaagatttttttaaaaccacatgtaaaagccagtattaaaattatttaaatctaaatctaattaaaagcctgggtgaataaatgtgtcttcagtgtctttttaaaaatcccgccccgccccccggggAAAATGTTTCCCATTCTCCTCGCCCCCCAAGCTTTCCCGGCTTCCATCCGGGCCTCTCACACCTCTTCTCTGGCactgcctgcaggttggccatttGTCTGGACGGCCAgcctggggcaggggggggggtggagagcagCCCCAGCtgcctcggggggtggggggggggcctgcctgGCTCCTGAGGACGAGCTGCTCCTGGGCAAGAGAACTGGAGGCAAGGATGGAAAGGGGGCACGTGCCAATGTGGGCAGAGgcgtgccctgctgctgctgctgctgctgctgctgctggcggcacCCACCTTTGAACGGCACCTGGGGCCGGGTCTTCAGGAAGAGGCTGCGGCTGCTGGGCACCCTCGTCTTCCGGATGTGGTAGCCCAGGGCGTTGCAGCGGCTGGCCTTGCAGTGGAGGCACTGGCCCCTGTCAAAGGTCTGCATGTCCTTGCACCAGTAGCCCATGATCTGCTGCTGCTTGCGTGGCAGCGAGTCGATGAAGAGATGCACCGACCTTTCGTGGGAGCATTTCACGGTCTGGGTGAGCCCTGCAGAAGGACAGACGTTGAGGACCAGGAGCGGCTTTCTCCAGCTGGGCCCTTAGGAGAGGCATTGCAGCCGGGCGACGCCTGAGCTTGACTGAGGAGCCCCGTTGCtagagctggtggcagctgcctctgtgcgGCTTTGGAGGGCCGGAAGGGATTCCTGCCATTAGCATTGCCGGGCTGGTGGCTACTGAGCTAGGCACACCCCACAGACACAGGGGAGTCTGAAGAGAAGTGCCCGGAATGGGGCTGATGCAGGAGGCAGAAGTCTGGGAGACGCAGCTGGAGAGCCGGCAGAAAGGAGCCAGCCTCAGGACGGGGGGTGGGTGCTGTTTGCTTCGGGGGAACTGAGCCTGATTATTCCTTGAACAACATTGATCCTCCACTTGTCTGCTCAGAGTGAGCATCAAAATCACACATTTTATGACTGTTGTAAGTAACGGACAGAAATCCCAATTAAACCCTAGCTGCCAGTTTGCCTGTTCGCGTACGTTCAGTGTATAATTGTAAATAAACCAATATCACTCCAGTGCTCTCTCCTCACAAGGCAATAAAGTTCTGCAGGCAAGCGTCCCTAGAACTTCCTTCCCCagccagaggagaactggtctggtggtcgcaagcatgactggtccccttagctaagcagcgtcagccctggctgcatctgaatgggagactagaagtgtgaacactgcaagagattcccctcaggggatggagccgctctgggaagagcagaaggtcccgagttccctccctggcagcatctccaaaatagggctgagagagactcctgcctgcaaccttggagaagccactgccagtctgtgaagacaatactgagctacatagaccagtggtctgactcagtatatggcagcttcctatgttcccccatcTAGGCCCCTTCTTACCGGTGATTCCATACTGGACAATGTGACTGTAGAAGTGCATGATATGGCAGCCTGGTTGGAAAGTTCCGCCGTTGGGGTAGAAGTCAAAGTGGGCCACGGGCTGCTTGATCCCAACACTGAGGCCCATCTGCTGCTGGGTAAAGGTGTGGATGGCGTCCACAAAGTCTGCGTCGTCTGGCGACAGGCGGTCCGTTGGGGACATGCCTTCGAAGAGAGGGCCAGCAGGATCGAGGCCTGTAAGAAATGCAAGCCAGGGATGGTGACAGAGGCCACCTTCACGGCTAcagggaggagctgctgctaaCTTCTCAGAAAAACATCTACAGTGGAGCATTGTTGGCCCTGGATTCTCCTCTGGGTCCAGGGTGCCCCGTGTGCAGCTGAGCTGGTTGAGGCTCCTGCAGCCTGTCTCTCTGCAAAAGGGCTCCCTGGCCAGGAGGCGTAGGCCTTGTGCCATGGTGCCTTTTCATCATATTTCAAAGCGGCCCCTGGGTCATCTCAGGCTTCCTGCTCAGAGGCTGGGCTTTCCCTTGGAGGTGCCATCCCAAAGGGAGGGGCTTTCGAGCTTCCAGCCGGAACAGGCTCATCACAAGCAGACCTTTCTCTGGGGCAAATCAGACGCCATCCTGTtgtgtccccccgcccctgccccctttcctCACTGGGCCTAATTGGAGCTGGGGGCAGCCTTTCTCATCTCCTCTGTTGCAAACTGGGGCTGTGCTGGGGCTCAGCACAGGCCCCACTTCCTCGGCCCCCTGGAATCAGTGGGAGTTCTGCCAGACCTTTCACTGGGAATCACAAGGGCCTCAATTAACATGACATCGCATGATAGGAGCCATTTCAACCAAGCACACTTCAGCGGGCCAGACAGTCACCGTTCAGGGTGCAATTAGTTTGACGGCACTGAACAGCTTCCAAAGAAGACAGCAATCATGTTCCCAGGAGAATAATTCCAGGGAGATTGTCCAGCACAGCAGGTGCTGTGGGAGAAAATGTCAGCATTCTGCACCTTTAAAGAACAAGTGTTCGGAACACCCCCCGGGACAATAATCTTCACCTGATGTGCCCTGGGGTGAGGCAGAGCCTCCATTCAGGTGCAAGGATGGGGAAAGGCTCCATGGATTTGGTGGACTCCTAGAAGCAGGCAGCTCACCGTCCAGCAACCCAAGAAGACCACACCCATGATGGCTCTTGAAGGAGCCATCGAGCGGATGAGGAGGCAGCCCTTTGGGTCATGAGGTTGTTCTCGACCAGCAAGCCTGCTCCAAAGGTTAAGAACGAGCAAGGCTTCTCTGCAGGCCCCGTGTCCCATCTGCAGGATCACCCGAGAGGTGTCCTGGCTCTCAGCTGTTTGTTCCAGACGGAAGTCACTGTGGGCCCCCTCTGGGTGGCTTCAGAAGCCTCAGTGCTTCCTAAAGCAAGGGACGGCCAGCTctgggtccccagcagtgttccttccaacagggactcccagatcttgtggactacaactcccagcacccccagctgcaatggcctttgctttgggattatgggaattgtagtcagcaacatctgggagtccctcttagagggaacaccagtCCCCagtgttggactatagctcccatcatccccagccacagtggctgatggATATTGTAGTCCAACGTTTGGGGACCCCTGGCCCTGTGCAGCCAGGACAGTCCCATGGCTGCCCCACTGTGCATGCCCCCCCCATCTACACCCAGCAAGCCAGACGCTGACAGAATGCCCACCCAGCATTGTGCCAACTGGCCTCTGTAGAACACCTCAGATCTCTTTAACTTAGTTCCCTGGAAGTGTCCCAATCTGTTTGGGGGTGTGGCTGCACAGTAAGGACCACCGTTGACTGACATCTGTGAGAGCCAATGATCACCAAGAATTCAGAATACAACCTGCATTTAAGCCATTCACACTGGGGATGAGAATCCCAGACAGTGTGTTAAAAAAGAGCCTGTGTAGTACTTTTGAACCGACATTGCAAATCATAATGTACTTAAACATCTAAAAGCATGACCGTTGTTAACAGAGCACTGATCCTGCATGCAGAAATATGAGACAGACTTGACAATCTCTGCTCTAGCTGGAAACGTTCTTGGGTTGCAGTTCTTgaggatttattttaaaaattatacacAACGTGTGTGTTATTTCTTACCGGTAATTCTGCCGATCTTTTTTGCACCGCTAATATAACTTCCAGCAAAGCCTGACACGTGGGCCCCCAGGCTGTAACCAATCAAGTGAGCGTTGCTTCTGGAAAACTGAACTGATTCCTGGAAGGGAGCAAGAGCAAGTTTTAGGGACACGAAAACAATCTGGGGGGTGTCCCTAACTTTGTATTGTTCCATGTTTTGTGCTTCCTCAAGCAGCGGGAGGTTCCAGGGGCAACCTCGGAAGAGGACAGGCTCAAGGTGGCTTTTGCAAAGAACTGGGCTGCAGCAGTCCTGCTGCCTTCCTATGAGCACCAGCCTGAAGGTGAGGCATCAGGAGAGGACCAGCTGTGAGGCCAGCAACAGGATAGTATCGGTCAGCTGGCTTTGCCGACAGAAAGGGCTctgatgtggggggtggggaggaagtgaGGCAGAAGCCAAAGTCCAGCTCAAGCAACAGAGATTCAAGAGTGGGGCAGAGGCAGGGAGCCTTGGTCAAGCAAATCTTGGGTTGCAAAGGGAGCAGTCTGGGGTGAGGGTCAGGGCAGGGGAGTATGTGGGGCTTCGTCATCGAGACAAGTTGCTCAAACTAGAGGAggatgcaggagagctggtcttgtggtagagagcatgaattgccccctctgctaaggAGAGTCTGTGTCtcatcagaggagagctggtcttgtggtagcaagcatgacttgtcccctttgctaagcagggtccaccctggttgcagaggaatgggagactagaagtgtgagcagcactataagatattccacttaggggatggagccgctctgggaagagcagaagaaggttccaagttccctccctggcagcatctccaagagaggactgagagagactcctgcctgcaaccttggagaagccgctgccagtctgggtagacaatactgagctagatagaccagtggtctgactcggtatacggcagcttccgatgttcctatgccttggtttgtatttgaatgggtgactacatgtgagctctgtaagattagaggatggggccgtagttccgtgggagagcatctgcctgcttgcatgcaggacgtccgaggttccctccctggcagcagcatctccaggtggggcttgGAGGGACCCttacctgcaaccctggagagcttcttcctgtcagagtagacaatcctgagctaggtggactaaggATCTGGCTCAGTATCAgggagcttcctttgttcctaagccAGCAGCAAGGCCCCTCTTCGTTTCCCAGGTCTGGCTGGGCTGGTGAGCAGCGGGACCCCCTCTGGCCATCCCCCCCTGGATGCAGGAACGAAGATACCCGAGGCTTCAGTCCCCTTGCCTCAGACCCACGGAGCCCACTCTAGCCTTGCTGTTAAGAGGGGGGAACCCCaactctgccccaccccacaggCAGTGCTAATTCCTAAAACAATCTCAATGGTCCAGGTGCCAAATACATCACAGTGAATCTCTGCTCCTCCCGTCCTGAGTGAGCTCACCTCCAGCCACTCCAGGAAGAGAGCGATGCCTTGGCCGACGTCGCGCGTGTTCTGCACTGCGATGGGGTAATGCGCATGCGCCAGGGCGAGCCAGTCGGCAATGATCACGTTGGTCTGGCTGAGCTGGGATTTGAGGGCTTCGGCTAGTTTCCAGATCCAGCCTTCCAATCTCCCATCCACCTGCAGGCAAAGGAGAAAAACCTCTCAGGCTGTGGCTGGAAGGCcagaaggccaagctaggctgactcATGTGCAGCAGAGGGCAGGGGCCTTGGGGAGGCGACCCCCACGactgccccccaccagctgccgaGTCCAGCATCCCTCAAGAAGCCAGGTGGAGCTCCTCACCGACCATCCATGGACAATCATCACCAAAGGGAAAGAGGCATTGAACTGGCACTGCTCGAGCGAAGTCAGCTGGTTGAACTCTATCAGGCAGCTGCCCTCCGCCGTGTCGGAGTACAGCAGGAACTTGATTGTGGAGCGATGGCGCTCGGTCTTCCTTCGCATCGGCTGCACCTGTGACTCCAGCGGCCCTGAAAAGAGACGTTCCAAATACAGCTACTAGGAGGATGCAtagtctctctctcactcactcacactcactcacacCCCTCTACCTCTCTTTCTATAGAGCGCGGAGCTTCCCAATACTGGGGTCCCCccatgttgtgggactacaactcccatcagccaaaatggccaaaggagttgggaacccctgatttagtgGGTTGCTGCTGAAGTCCTGGGAATCTGTCTCGCCTGTTCTTGGAAGAGAGGTGACGGCTAGATGGGAGCtccctgttcagaggcagtatacctttcaataccagttgctggagagaGCAAAAGGGGAGAAGGCTAGTAGTGGctgcatctcctgcttgtgggttccccagagtCATCTGCTTGGTCACTTTGGGAAGCCGCCGGATACTGGGCCAGAAGCAACTTCGGTGCCCTCCAACAATGGGCTCTTCTTACGAAGAAAGTAGGAAGCCCCCTGCAGCTGGCCAGTTTTTCAATTAAGGGGTTCATCataggtggagctgggggggggcaggcaggtcacgtgccctaggtgccacgggggggggggggcgccacgccagtccctgccacccccaccccattgcccacctgcccagccccaggggggcccctcagccacttgcctccagctccagcccagGATCCGCGCGGCctagatcggagcagcctgccAACCGCAgagctctccttctctccctggcgcctctcagctgatcggcgggtgggcagtggggcttccagagaggcctcctccgagtaggcctccctgaagcctgaactcgagtaggccccaagggaggcaggaaggaggaggctggcagagctccctgcagcagaccggACCAGCCAGCACAGcctttgcaaggtaggctgtggaTTCCTCTTTGTGGTTGTtacccccctatatagggatctgcttgccatggggctttgctatggggggtggggcgagactgagaagtctctgaatatttaatttaaaacagactggaaaatgtgctggctttaaaaacaaaaactatctaaaaaggcctgtaagtggcttgtttcatgtcagaaaattacaaaaacttctggaacaaatatttattcattcattcattcatttataaatgcacttatgttcaagttgttttgcaacccagaaggtctgagtgagaactgtgaagcaggtatggtgcttttatttcatttttcttgtgtgtgaactgctccccaataactcgcagggacttcagggtcaatctgttcaacatgtgaatgcagcacctccataattccagaggagatgtgtgttaaagggctttaaaagcctcctgtgaaaaacctccaggaatcgaacttgactgaatttgttcacaattctgagaaaacagacataggctcacccagcatggttgaaagtctcctttgctaatctgcagcgagggggccattttaataattagcattgctagtgtgttctaggcattaaaagtagcacaaatatatagtactcaatgtatatcactatatgctgtgaagtgtgcatgtgtgtattcagtgaaatgtatttccaggcagcatacgtattttgaaatatcagaattaaatccttgggggcctggggtgtgtggaggccctggacttggaggggctgggggcccattttaaaatctcatcttggcccattccaaccttgctctgcccctggcggtcactacacatgggtttctgcacaacacctgcacagaagaaacttccatgtagaaaatgtgtctcttgtaaattgaccgtgaattttccatccatgactgggatatttgagagttagagtcaagaataaaagaacagcccactgcttgtgacaggaaggggcaaattacaatgatttcctagtctggcaggggctggttttggccctggcagaacttggctgtctgctcctgttgcaaattcctctgtctagtgtagcaaactaatgtatcctcctccctcttggtgtcaaagtaagcactagtgtggtgaatgcacatataccccatcatgagccaacagtcatcataagacaaaggctggcaggaatcattcactggtttatagacctcaccaccaccaccaccttcttcttcccctattttgctagtggctatttgggcaggtgatcctttaggacaaagtcatgttttttaaaaagaatgagaggagacagagaaaatgacacttggaatcctcgcataactcctgactgttgttctaggtcttttacagagatggctcatgttttcaggttttgatcaacaaccatgtctagatggtacagtgttccttttaacagggatttccagatattgttgactacaagtccatcattcctgtttggacaggggcgcaatttcagtgcttgccctaggcactattttccctagttacgcctctggggttCATTGACTAATGGGATCTTCTCATTAGGTGTCCAAGTGCTGGGGGGGGGATAGTCACCAGCTTGCTTCTGGAAGGGCTCCTCTGCCTTTTAGAAGGTGCAAATGGGCACTTAGCCGGTGTGtttttcccctggaagcactgaGATGAAGCAGGGATAAAAACTTCATctgctggatttctgcctgccacaatgttgtaaaccgccctgagccatttttggaagggcagtatagaaactgaataaataatcaaTCTTCATCATCATTATACTGTAAAGTGAACTTTACGAAAGAGTGAATGGTGGCTGGCCAACGGGGACAGAGAGAGGGGCACTTTGGGGCAAAAAGGTGATGCCGGGAAATCTCTTCTCCACGTGGTCCTGCATTCTCCTTGCTGCATGCCCCACTGCATGGCCGccttgcttgtgtgctgccaGGTTCCTGTGGAAATGCCTGAAAAGCCACCACTTCAGTGGAATATCTGCATGGTCGAGTTCGACGCAGGAGAGCGTCTTTGAGATTCTTTTGCCATGCAAAGAGGTGGAGGAGCTCTTCTGGCGAGAGGCGGCTGGCTTTATGCCGTGTGCTGGGCCCCTGGGCTGGCCCTCCTCCTGTGTGGGCTTGTGGCGCCAAATGAGAGGCTCAAGGTCCTTGGGGGGAACTGGAATGATTGTCCTCCTGGACGGCGGTTTTGTTTGTTGGATGGATTCTTCTtttttgtgagctgctttgagcaAAGTGAGATTCTATAAAACAGGGATGGATGGGGAGAAAAGATCTGCCCTGGTATGAGGCATGGGGTTTATTTTCTAAATTTTTGACgcatacccccccacacacccctctgttCCAAGGACAGCAGGCggcccccatagccacactcgCCCTGACAGCCATGCCCTGCAGCCATGCCCATGACTAGTCTGAACTAgtcctaggagagctggtctggtggtagcaagcatgacttgtccccttagctaagcagggtccaccctggttgcatttgaatgggagacttgatgtgtgagcactgtaagaaattccctttcttaggggatggagccgctctgggaagagcatcagaaggttcccagtaccctccctggcagcatctccaagatcgggctgagagagattcctgcctgcaaccttggagaagccgctgctagtctgggtagacaagactgagctagatggaccaagggtctcactcagtctatggcagcttcctatggccctATGAACATTGCTTGTGACAACAGAGAGGGGCATGCCCATGCTGCTCATGTGTGTCCTCCTTTCTTGGCACATGCTTGCCTATTGAGTTGACTGACATCTTCTCTCTGCTAAAAGTGAGAAGCTCTTTGTTTCTTTCCCAGTGCAGCAGCAACTCCAATGATGCTCCACAAGTGTTTGGTatgccagcaggggcgtaacaaggctggagtgggcccagagacaaaattttaaaatgggccgctcgctgatacacacacacacaccacaatatatagtcatgtgacttgcctcatgtgaattgcctctggggggcccctcgaggcgtggggggcccctggcagctgcctccccttgcctaatagtagttatgcccctgtatgCCAGTTTCTCTTACTACTGCTGGAAATAGGGATTGCATTTAGGGTTTGCTCTGGGGTATCTCATCTGGATCATCTCCTGTAAATTGTCCTGTTTGTTCGTTTAGAGATggcaggtaaagacctttttgttcacccaagccttttaaattttgtttttcagatttgatctggtTTTTACTAAttctaaaatgagtttttaagctgttttgtattgtatttttgtctgttatggtttaatgtgttatgtgtttttaatgtatgttttaatcctctgttgtgagctgcccagagaacaatttgttgtggggtGTCTAACAAATATAGTTGTTtgtaattattatatttattttatttattgtttccaAAGCCATCATGAGGGCATCTGGGAGCAGGGCCTACTCTAGATTAGATTCACTACATTAATCCATAAAAGAAGACGCCACATAAAGACACCCAGTGCTCtggaataggaacatagaaagccaccatatactggtccatctagctcagtattgtcttcacagactggcagcggcttctccaaggttgcaggcaggagtctctctcagccctctcctggagatgctgccagggagggaacttggaacctagatgctcttcccagaacggctccatcccctgaggggaatctcttccagtgctcacacatcaagtctcccttttatttttatttatttattattttttacatttatatcccgctctttctccaaggagcccagagtggtgtactacatacttgagtttctctttcacaacaaccctgtgaagtaggttaggctgagagagaagtgactggcccagagtcacccagc includes:
- the LIPC gene encoding hepatic triacylglycerol lipase isoform X1, with translation MTLGNPQAGDAATTSLLPFCSLQQLVLKGPLESQVQPMRRKTERHRSTIKFLLYSDTAEGSCLIEFNQLTSLEQCQFNASFPLVMIVHGWSVDGRLEGWIWKLAEALKSQLSQTNVIIADWLALAHAHYPIAVQNTRDVGQGIALFLEWLEESVQFSRSNAHLIGYSLGAHVSGFAGSYISGAKKIGRITGLDPAGPLFEGMSPTDRLSPDDADFVDAIHTFTQQQMGLSVGIKQPVAHFDFYPNGGTFQPGCHIMHFYSHIVQYGITGLTQTVKCSHERSVHLFIDSLPRKQQQIMGYWCKDMQTFDRGQCLHCKASRCNALGYHIRKTRVPSSRSLFLKTRPQVPFKVYHYQFKIHFINEFQKKQIDPTFTLSLTGSNDFIENLSITLVEGITGNKTYTFLLPLDTDIGELMMIKLKWEGIAIWENIWNTFQTIIKRETKRQPGLVVKALRVKAGETQQKMTFCSQMVDDLHLYPGQEKMFVRCEVTSQKLRSYR
- the LIPC gene encoding hepatic triacylglycerol lipase isoform X2 codes for the protein MRRFPTLLLLLLLCVVAHGSPNGKKKKGPLESQVQPMRRKTERHRSTIKFLLYSDTAEGSCLIEFNQLTSLEQCQFNASFPLVMIVHGWSVDGRLEGWIWKLAEALKSQLSQTNVIIADWLALAHAHYPIAVQNTRDVGQGIALFLEWLEESVQFSRSNAHLIGYSLGAHVSGFAGSYISGAKKIGRITGLDPAGPLFEGMSPTDRLSPDDADFVDAIHTFTQQQMGLSVGIKQPVAHFDFYPNGGTFQPGCHIMHFYSHIVQYGITGLTQTVKCSHERSVHLFIDSLPRKQQQIMGYWCKDMQTFDRGQCLHCKASRCNALGYHIRKTRVPSSRSLFLKTRPQVPFKVYHYQFKIHFINEFQKKQIDPTFTLSLTGSNDFIENLSITLVEGITGNKTYTFLLPLDTDIGELMMIKLKWEGIAIWENIWNTFQTIIKRETKRQPGLVVKALRVKAGETQQKMTFCSQMVDDLHLYPGQEKMFVRCEVTSQKLRSYR